A single window of Methanomassiliicoccaceae archaeon DNA harbors:
- a CDS encoding methylated-DNA--[protein]-cysteine S-methyltransferase — protein sequence MTVDRYTFTYVTLFGKMSISEDGEGRISGLYLPCCNLPCAVDRETEVIAEAAGQLKEYLSGGRKKFDLPLVYEGSDFQNSVWSRILEIPYGKTVTYGQIAEDVGSPGASRAVGTACGKNLIPIFIPCHRVIPSSGGTGFYAGGKTMKNKLLKLEVEFL from the coding sequence TTGACCGTAGACAGGTACACTTTCACTTACGTCACGCTTTTCGGCAAGATGAGCATAAGCGAAGACGGAGAAGGCAGAATAAGCGGACTTTACCTCCCTTGCTGCAACCTTCCGTGTGCCGTCGACCGTGAAACAGAGGTCATCGCCGAGGCTGCGGGCCAACTTAAGGAATATCTTTCGGGGGGCCGGAAGAAGTTCGACCTTCCGTTGGTCTATGAAGGCTCCGACTTCCAGAATTCCGTTTGGTCAAGGATTCTTGAAATACCGTATGGAAAGACGGTGACTTACGGTCAGATAGCCGAGGACGTCGGAAGCCCCGGAGCTTCGAGGGCTGTCGGAACAGCCTGCGGCAAGAATCTCATTCCGATTTTTATTCCCTGTCATCGCGTGATTCCATCTTCAGGCGGGACCGGATTCTATGCCGGCGGAAAAACCATGAAAAACAAGCTCCTTAAACTGGAGGTCGAATTCCTTTGA
- the menA gene encoding 1,4-dihydroxy-2-naphthoate octaprenyltransferase — MAKAAPVKAGWYNAFRPWTLHGAVVPVVLGGIVAFKDGFFNWWIFLLVLAGGILLQSAANLLNTYGDFVKGTDTEENHSRSPELVSGKMRPKQIFGAGLACLVITALIGIVFIWYIGWGILAFGILGILGAGSYTLGVAYKYKALGQISTFFLMGILMPAGTYYVMTGTVTLEVVLLGLPNAFTITGVLSGNETRDYHSDKEAGAGTLSGHMTYEGSLKFYRTINALCYPVLAMVIIIGAVPWTCALGFVALIDYRSLYINSRRAPEDKRSSFMLVPEAFIHNWHLGALLAIGYLMGVSVVPGLI, encoded by the coding sequence ATGGCGAAGGCTGCGCCCGTGAAAGCGGGATGGTACAATGCATTCAGACCCTGGACGTTGCACGGGGCAGTGGTCCCGGTGGTCCTGGGAGGCATCGTAGCGTTCAAGGACGGCTTCTTCAACTGGTGGATATTTTTGCTGGTGCTCGCCGGAGGGATACTGCTCCAGTCAGCCGCGAACCTTCTGAACACGTACGGCGACTTTGTCAAAGGAACGGACACAGAGGAGAACCATTCGCGTTCTCCCGAGCTGGTTTCGGGAAAAATGAGGCCCAAGCAGATATTCGGTGCCGGATTGGCATGCCTGGTCATCACGGCGCTGATAGGCATCGTGTTCATATGGTATATCGGATGGGGGATCCTGGCATTCGGAATCCTTGGAATACTCGGAGCAGGTTCTTACACCCTCGGCGTTGCTTACAAGTACAAAGCGCTGGGTCAGATAAGCACTTTCTTCCTGATGGGCATACTTATGCCGGCAGGAACATACTATGTCATGACAGGAACCGTCACGTTGGAAGTAGTCCTACTGGGTCTTCCCAATGCTTTCACCATAACGGGAGTTCTCAGCGGAAACGAGACGAGGGACTATCATAGCGACAAGGAGGCCGGAGCAGGGACGCTGTCCGGGCACATGACCTACGAAGGTTCCCTGAAATTCTATAGGACGATAAATGCGTTGTGCTACCCGGTTCTGGCCATGGTTATAATCATCGGCGCTGTCCCGTGGACCTGTGCTTTGGGCTTTGTTGCGCTGATAGACTATCGCAGTCTGTACATTAATTCCAGGAGGGCCCCCGAGGACAAGAGGTCCAGCTTCATGCTGGTACCAGAGGCGTTCATCCACAATTGGCACCTCGGTGCGTTGCTCGCGATAGGTTATTTAATGGGAGTATCGGTTGTTCCGGGGCTGATTTGA
- a CDS encoding hydrogenase maturation nickel metallochaperone HypA, translating to MHEVSVISGMVNAVLEELKKYDAVSVASVDIVIGDMTQLGDEQLLFAYEIVTRDTMLEGSVLNIEHEPINVACKECGYDGPVVMLDAGDFSSHAIPVLSCPECGGRVKVTSGQSCCVRSLELEEKE from the coding sequence GTGCACGAGGTATCTGTCATATCAGGCATGGTCAATGCCGTTCTCGAGGAACTGAAAAAATATGACGCCGTTTCAGTAGCCAGCGTCGACATCGTTATCGGCGATATGACACAGTTGGGCGATGAGCAGCTGCTGTTCGCCTACGAGATAGTAACCAGAGATACAATGCTCGAGGGGTCGGTGCTCAACATAGAGCACGAACCGATCAATGTAGCGTGCAAAGAGTGCGGATATGACGGTCCGGTAGTGATGCTGGATGCAGGGGATTTCAGCTCCCATGCCATACCTGTGCTTTCCTGTCCGGAATGCGGCGGCCGGGTAAAGGTCACTTCGGGACAGTCATGCTGTGTCAGATCTTTAGAGTTAGAGGAGAAGGAATAA
- the nth gene encoding endonuclease III, which produces MVGKDISWILDTLSEEYESGAYPGRSSEGLNPEWPCDPFHVLVATILSQRTKDDNTRKASDRLFTAFPTMDLMAGADVELVSELVRPAGFPNQKAKAIVDCCNILLSEYGGEVPEETEELLRLPMVGRKTAACVRSYAMCIPAICVDTHVHRIANLMGLVSTKSPEDTEYALMEITPEDRWTDINRYLVRHGQLVCKPNRPQCQICSVASMCDSRRS; this is translated from the coding sequence GTGGTTGGAAAAGACATATCCTGGATCCTCGACACGCTGTCTGAGGAGTATGAAAGCGGAGCATACCCCGGAAGGTCCTCGGAAGGACTGAACCCGGAATGGCCCTGCGATCCGTTCCATGTTCTGGTGGCCACAATACTTTCTCAGAGGACGAAGGACGACAACACCCGCAAAGCATCAGATCGTCTTTTCACCGCATTTCCGACCATGGACCTGATGGCCGGAGCGGACGTTGAATTAGTTTCCGAGCTAGTTCGTCCTGCGGGATTTCCGAATCAGAAAGCCAAGGCGATCGTCGACTGCTGCAACATACTATTGTCGGAATACGGCGGCGAGGTGCCTGAAGAAACCGAAGAGCTTCTCAGGTTGCCGATGGTAGGAAGGAAGACCGCGGCCTGCGTTCGGTCGTACGCCATGTGCATTCCCGCAATATGCGTCGATACGCATGTTCACCGCATAGCGAATCTGATGGGATTGGTAAGCACAAAGTCCCCGGAAGACACGGAATATGCTCTTATGGAAATCACCCCGGAGGACAGGTGGACGGATATCAACCGATATCTTGTACGTCACGGGCAGTTGGTGTGCAAACCGAACCGTCCCCAGTGCCAAATATGTTCGGTCGCATCGATGTGCGATTCGCGTCGCAGCTGA
- a CDS encoding DUF1848 domain-containing protein, with translation MIICASRRTDIPAFHSEWLMNRLRAGYAMVRNPICDNVVYKVDLDPRSVGCLYFISKNPKPLLPYLEEIEGMGYSIIFQITMTPYGKEIEPGVPDKASVADAFREISERFGSDRTTWRYDPVIIDERYNMRYHERKFRLLCSELSGYTDRCIFSFLDMYPKFEELKSTRSLASSSPLQREDFMRMMGPISKEFGIQASLCCSSRGYPEYGIDGRGCIDRETMISLGIPFEDVSGNIRDGCRCVKNIDIGAYDTCMHNCVYCYANRITPDKRASKEYDPESEMLYGKVRETDTVTDITDRRSRITDF, from the coding sequence GTGATAATCTGCGCCAGCAGACGTACAGATATTCCTGCATTTCATTCGGAATGGCTGATGAACCGGCTCAGGGCAGGCTATGCCATGGTGCGTAACCCAATATGCGACAATGTCGTCTACAAGGTCGACCTCGACCCCAGGAGCGTAGGGTGTCTTTACTTTATTTCTAAAAATCCCAAACCCCTTCTGCCCTATCTTGAAGAGATCGAAGGAATGGGATACAGCATCATCTTTCAGATCACTATGACGCCATACGGTAAAGAGATCGAACCAGGCGTTCCCGACAAAGCATCAGTGGCAGACGCTTTCAGGGAAATATCCGAAAGATTCGGGAGCGACCGCACGACGTGGCGCTATGACCCGGTCATAATCGACGAAAGATACAATATGAGATATCATGAAAGAAAGTTCAGGCTCCTTTGTTCCGAGCTTTCAGGGTACACCGACAGATGTATCTTCAGTTTTCTCGATATGTATCCAAAGTTCGAGGAACTCAAAAGTACCAGATCACTCGCTTCCTCATCTCCTTTGCAGAGGGAGGACTTTATGAGGATGATGGGCCCGATATCGAAAGAGTTCGGCATTCAGGCGAGCCTCTGCTGTTCATCCCGCGGATATCCGGAGTACGGGATCGATGGACGGGGATGCATAGACCGCGAAACAATGATATCATTGGGCATTCCGTTCGAGGACGTCTCCGGCAACATAAGGGACGGTTGCAGATGTGTCAAGAACATCGATATCGGTGCATATGATACATGCATGCACAACTGCGTTTATTGTTATGCGAACCGCATCACCCCGGATAAACGCGCGTCTAAGGAATACGACCCGGAGTCCGAGATGCTCTACGGGAAGGTGAGGGAGACGGATACCGTTACCGATATCACAGACAGACGTTCACGCATCACTGATTTCTGA
- a CDS encoding folylpolyglutamate synthase/dihydrofolate synthase family protein: MSIDNADKEQFLSWLYGLSVHGIKLGLRNITELLERLGNPQEAFSSVHVAGTDGKGSVCAIISAVLIDGKVRTGTFTSPHILNFNERITVDGVPITDEELACMASVTVPHVKAMAGKGMLCTFFEVTTAIAFLYFKEKGVEYAVVEVGMGGRFDATNVIVPEVSIINNISLEHTEYLGNTIEEIAFEKAGIIKEGVPCVTINPEPALSVIRKVAEERRSPLTRINPDDISVISVSAEGTEFTYKEEKYFVSIPGRHQARNASIAIEALSKLKIYGHRCRCRIKPGLSKINWPCRMQRVEGTPFIVDVSHTFAGSSCLSSDIRDIYGKVLVVFGILGDKDIEHVSKNISDIASRIILTKPDSVRAAPLERISEIMAKYSDVVAIRESVGDAMDLALSIREPDELILVTGSFYMAGDALKWLEKTYPGSSTRCLRSMKAEHTPEGPRKD, translated from the coding sequence GTGAGCATCGACAATGCCGACAAGGAACAGTTCCTCAGTTGGCTTTACGGCCTAAGCGTGCACGGAATAAAGCTGGGATTGAGAAACATCACCGAACTGCTGGAACGCCTGGGCAATCCTCAGGAAGCTTTCAGCAGCGTGCATGTGGCGGGTACGGACGGAAAGGGGTCCGTCTGCGCGATAATATCCGCGGTCCTTATCGACGGAAAAGTCAGGACCGGAACGTTCACTTCACCGCATATCCTGAACTTCAACGAGCGCATAACCGTCGACGGAGTTCCGATCACCGACGAGGAGCTGGCGTGCATGGCATCGGTCACGGTCCCTCATGTCAAGGCGATGGCCGGAAAGGGGATGCTATGCACCTTCTTCGAGGTTACGACGGCCATTGCATTTCTCTATTTCAAAGAGAAAGGAGTTGAATACGCCGTCGTGGAGGTAGGCATGGGCGGCAGGTTCGATGCAACAAATGTGATAGTACCAGAGGTAAGTATCATTAACAATATCAGTTTGGAGCACACCGAATATCTCGGGAATACGATAGAAGAGATAGCGTTTGAAAAGGCCGGTATAATAAAAGAGGGCGTACCGTGCGTTACGATAAATCCCGAGCCGGCCCTCTCGGTCATAAGGAAGGTCGCCGAAGAAAGGAGATCCCCGCTCACGCGCATAAATCCTGATGACATTTCCGTGATATCGGTTTCAGCGGAAGGCACCGAGTTCACATACAAGGAAGAGAAATATTTTGTATCGATCCCGGGGAGGCATCAGGCCCGGAACGCTTCGATTGCAATAGAGGCCCTGTCAAAGCTGAAGATCTACGGACACAGGTGCAGATGCAGGATCAAGCCCGGACTCAGCAAGATAAACTGGCCCTGCAGGATGCAGAGGGTGGAGGGGACGCCGTTCATCGTGGACGTTTCCCATACATTTGCCGGATCTTCATGCCTGAGCTCGGATATAAGAGACATCTACGGAAAGGTGCTCGTTGTTTTCGGTATTTTGGGCGATAAGGACATAGAACACGTCTCAAAGAACATATCCGATATAGCCAGCAGAATAATTTTAACAAAACCGGATTCAGTAAGGGCGGCGCCTTTGGAAAGGATTTCTGAGATAATGGCCAAATATTCCGATGTTGTGGCCATAAGGGAAAGCGTAGGCGATGCGATGGACCTTGCGCTAAGCATAAGGGAGCCCGATGAGTTGATATTGGTGACAGGCTCTTTCTACATGGCCGGAGATGCACTGAAGTGGTTGGAAAAGACATATCCTGGATCCTCGACACGCTGTCTGAGGAGTATGAAAGCGGAGCATACCCCGGAAGGTCCTCGGAAGGACTGA
- a CDS encoding aminopeptidase produces MDEEKTKGQQLAEELLMKPKSLGEIDNSMLRESSEFCEGYKRFLYNKTEREIVDYTVPILESRGYTEYVRGKKYKSGDKFYMNNRGKSLLMVTIGSKPVSEGMRIGVSHTDSPRLDFKPNPMFESTGMAYFKTHYYGGIKKYQWFAIPLSLHGVVCTNDGKTVKICIGEEEGEPQFCVTDLLPHLAKNQMKQPVAEAFNPENLNILIGSWPYNDEKVAERVKLNVMNILSEKYGISEKDFLSAELCAVPAAKPIDLGLDRSMVGAYGQDDSVCAYASLMAELDAKEPEFTTVTVFADKEETGSDGNTGMRSFFFRDFLEDIADTYGLKVRHILQKSMCLSCDVNAAIDPAFMDVYEPANCSYLGRGPVVSKYTGSGGKYSTNDASAETMSFLRSILDGAKIPWQVGELGKIEAGGGGTIASEISLHNLDTVDMGVPVLSMHAPLEVVSKADVLMLYRAIKAFYESPKSKP; encoded by the coding sequence ATGGATGAAGAGAAGACCAAGGGCCAACAGCTCGCAGAAGAACTTTTGATGAAACCCAAGAGCCTTGGGGAGATCGACAACTCGATGCTCCGGGAGTCAAGCGAATTCTGCGAAGGATACAAAAGGTTCCTCTACAACAAGACCGAGCGCGAAATCGTTGACTACACCGTACCTATCCTCGAATCAAGAGGATATACCGAATACGTCAGGGGAAAGAAATACAAGTCCGGCGACAAATTCTATATGAACAACCGCGGAAAGAGCCTCCTGATGGTCACCATAGGATCTAAACCTGTCTCGGAGGGGATGCGCATCGGCGTGAGCCACACAGACAGCCCGAGGCTCGATTTCAAGCCCAACCCGATGTTCGAGAGCACCGGGATGGCTTACTTCAAGACTCACTACTATGGCGGGATTAAGAAATATCAATGGTTCGCGATCCCTCTGTCCCTGCACGGCGTAGTCTGCACTAACGACGGCAAGACTGTAAAGATCTGCATTGGCGAGGAGGAAGGCGAACCCCAGTTCTGCGTTACGGACCTGCTGCCTCACCTGGCAAAGAACCAGATGAAACAGCCTGTCGCAGAGGCGTTCAACCCCGAGAACCTGAACATACTGATCGGCTCTTGGCCATACAACGATGAAAAGGTCGCCGAGAGGGTCAAACTGAATGTTATGAACATCCTGTCGGAGAAGTACGGGATATCGGAGAAGGACTTCCTCTCTGCCGAACTTTGCGCAGTTCCCGCCGCGAAGCCGATAGACCTGGGTCTTGACCGGTCCATGGTCGGAGCCTACGGCCAGGACGACAGCGTCTGCGCCTACGCAAGCCTTATGGCCGAACTCGATGCGAAAGAGCCGGAATTCACCACTGTCACCGTATTCGCCGATAAAGAAGAGACCGGTTCAGACGGCAACACGGGCATGCGCTCTTTCTTCTTCAGGGACTTCCTGGAGGACATCGCCGATACCTACGGCCTGAAGGTCCGCCACATACTGCAAAAATCGATGTGCCTGTCCTGCGACGTCAACGCCGCGATAGACCCCGCATTCATGGACGTATACGAACCGGCTAACTGTTCGTACCTCGGGCGCGGACCCGTCGTCTCGAAATACACGGGATCGGGCGGAAAGTACTCGACCAACGATGCTTCCGCCGAGACCATGAGCTTCCTGCGCAGCATCCTCGACGGGGCCAAAATACCTTGGCAGGTCGGAGAACTTGGAAAGATAGAGGCGGGAGGCGGAGGAACTATCGCCTCGGAGATCTCGCTTCATAATCTCGACACCGTGGACATGGGTGTCCCGGTCCTTTCGATGCATGCTCCCCTCGAGGTCGTATCCAAAGCAGACGTGCTCATGCTCTACAGGGCCATCAAAGCATTCTATGAGAGCCCCAAGAGCAAACCATAA
- a CDS encoding ubiquinone/menaquinone biosynthesis methyltransferase, producing MDKEKLGNQFDGKEVYVKDVFTEIASYYDEMNGIMSMGMIKRWHNFMMKKLGNLEGKRCLDVGTGTGEIAFLVAEKAVGGEAVGLDITPAMLELARKKMTDMGITNIEFVVGDALDIQMPDGTFDAVTSGYMLRNVTDIPKAVSEMYRMLRVGGKCVVAELARPRSRLVRPFYNFYMNRIIPHYGRKYDKGQNIDGRQPAYDWLTSSIEGFPYGDAMVEIFRNAGFKDAKCYVKTFGAVNIYVASKEK from the coding sequence ATGGACAAAGAAAAACTGGGTAATCAATTCGACGGCAAGGAAGTTTACGTCAAGGACGTTTTCACCGAGATCGCGTCGTACTACGACGAGATGAATGGCATCATGTCCATGGGAATGATCAAGCGCTGGCACAATTTCATGATGAAGAAGCTCGGGAACCTCGAGGGGAAAAGATGTCTCGACGTAGGTACGGGAACGGGAGAGATCGCGTTCCTGGTTGCCGAGAAAGCCGTAGGCGGAGAGGCGGTCGGATTGGACATCACCCCGGCCATGCTCGAGCTAGCAAGGAAGAAAATGACAGATATGGGGATCACAAACATCGAGTTCGTGGTCGGGGACGCGCTGGACATACAGATGCCCGACGGGACGTTCGATGCTGTCACATCAGGATACATGCTCAGGAACGTCACCGATATTCCGAAAGCGGTAAGCGAGATGTACAGGATGCTCAGGGTAGGCGGTAAGTGTGTCGTCGCAGAGCTTGCAAGGCCGAGGAGCAGGCTCGTCCGCCCGTTCTACAATTTCTATATGAACCGTATAATTCCCCATTACGGTCGTAAGTACGACAAAGGCCAGAATATCGACGGGAGACAGCCTGCCTATGATTGGCTGACATCTTCCATAGAAGGTTTCCCGTACGGCGATGCGATGGTCGAGATATTCCGCAATGCAGGGTTCAAAGACGCCAAATGTTACGTAAAGACGTTCGGTGCGGTCAACATCTACGTTGCGTCCAAAGAAAAATAA
- the hypD gene encoding hydrogenase formation protein HypD, with amino-acid sequence MFKYRDEATAKRIVEGIKEQDVDCKIMHICGTHQDTIVRFGLDQMLSGSGIQICQGPGCPVCVTTSRELAEVITLAKNGVTVTAFGDMMRVPTPIGSLFDAKAGGADVRIVYSIEDAVKMARDKKGDTVFVGVGFETTAPSTCVPLNRDDVPENFSVYSCHRICPPVIQALLDMGENKIDGFIMPGHVAVITGMDMFRPFSENYHVPQVVAGFEPLDILMSCYMLAKQISEGRSEVENEYTRLVKEHGNEKARELMDRTYDPVDRNWRGFPVIKKSALALKPAYADHDATKIHEDIIAETPQVEEEAKGCRCGEVLRGLITSEECPMFGRVCKPSNPSGPCMVSAEGSCNIAYRFSAKR; translated from the coding sequence ATGTTCAAATACAGGGACGAAGCGACTGCGAAACGTATCGTAGAGGGGATCAAAGAACAGGATGTGGACTGCAAGATAATGCACATATGCGGCACACATCAGGATACGATCGTTCGTTTCGGCCTTGACCAGATGCTTTCAGGCTCGGGAATACAGATATGCCAGGGCCCCGGCTGCCCCGTCTGCGTGACAACGAGCAGAGAGTTAGCAGAAGTAATTACATTGGCCAAGAACGGTGTCACCGTGACCGCGTTCGGCGATATGATGAGGGTACCGACCCCTATAGGTTCGCTTTTCGACGCAAAAGCCGGAGGAGCGGACGTACGTATCGTTTATTCCATAGAGGACGCTGTGAAAATGGCGAGGGACAAAAAGGGCGACACGGTGTTCGTCGGCGTAGGCTTCGAGACCACGGCGCCCTCTACATGCGTTCCCCTGAACAGGGACGACGTTCCCGAGAACTTCTCTGTTTACAGTTGCCACAGGATATGCCCCCCTGTCATCCAGGCGCTTCTGGACATGGGAGAGAACAAGATCGACGGTTTCATAATGCCCGGCCATGTCGCCGTGATCACAGGAATGGACATGTTCAGGCCGTTCTCGGAGAATTATCACGTTCCGCAGGTCGTGGCGGGATTCGAGCCGCTTGACATACTCATGTCGTGCTATATGCTGGCCAAGCAGATCTCCGAAGGAAGGTCGGAAGTGGAGAACGAGTACACGCGTCTTGTCAAAGAGCACGGCAACGAGAAGGCGAGGGAACTTATGGATCGCACCTATGATCCCGTAGACCGTAACTGGAGGGGCTTCCCCGTCATAAAAAAGAGCGCGCTGGCACTTAAGCCCGCCTATGCGGATCACGATGCGACAAAGATCCATGAAGATATTATTGCCGAGACCCCCCAGGTCGAGGAAGAGGCGAAGGGATGCAGGTGCGGAGAGGTTCTGCGCGGATTGATAACATCTGAGGAATGTCCTATGTTCGGGAGGGTATGCAAGCCCAGCAATCCCAGCGGACCTTGTATGGTCTCCGCGGAGGGCAGCTGCAACATAGCTTACAGATTCTCAGCAAAGAGGTGA
- a CDS encoding Na+-dependent transporter codes for MRAKEVLASSAIVMSVALVFSLLLNLSGYFPGDILVPEIRSDLTVFVLAVMLTISLSRIPYKNLDPVKNGRSVTRALLLGLVVAAATPIAGYLLMKDTSWGPYSVGLVFVAAAPFAASVAPLSYILRGDMEHAARGTILVYVASLLWIPFIIYITLGKTVDMTDVIITVLEIIGVPLVLSRLLTKVKISRDTMSIMMNLFISFLVILSVSSTNFPREFTPLFLFVIIAGLRTFALGTGVEYAEKRAGINWHQRVTDVLMVSYRNKGIAIAMCAATMGPAAGIAMVAIATSIVVEISWVIFMDSVMFSKKRMHKEIGSEISDA; via the coding sequence ATGAGGGCAAAGGAGGTTCTCGCAAGCAGCGCCATCGTGATGTCTGTTGCACTGGTTTTTTCACTGTTGCTGAATTTGTCCGGTTATTTTCCCGGGGACATATTGGTTCCAGAAATCAGAAGCGACCTCACGGTTTTTGTGCTTGCGGTCATGCTGACCATCTCGCTCTCCCGTATCCCCTATAAAAATCTGGACCCTGTCAAGAACGGCCGCTCGGTCACCAGAGCTTTGCTTCTTGGACTTGTAGTGGCGGCCGCGACCCCGATCGCAGGCTATCTGCTTATGAAGGACACGTCCTGGGGCCCGTACTCCGTAGGTCTGGTATTTGTGGCCGCGGCTCCGTTTGCAGCTTCGGTCGCCCCGCTCTCTTACATATTGAGGGGGGACATGGAGCACGCCGCGAGGGGCACCATACTCGTATACGTAGCATCCCTTCTCTGGATCCCCTTCATAATTTACATCACATTGGGAAAGACAGTAGACATGACAGATGTGATAATAACCGTCCTGGAGATTATCGGTGTCCCGTTGGTACTGTCAAGACTGCTTACCAAGGTGAAGATCAGCAGAGATACCATGTCCATCATGATGAATCTCTTCATCTCGTTCCTTGTTATACTGTCGGTAAGCTCGACCAACTTCCCGCGCGAGTTCACTCCCCTCTTCTTATTCGTGATCATAGCGGGCCTGAGGACCTTCGCCCTGGGGACGGGAGTAGAGTACGCTGAGAAGAGGGCCGGGATCAACTGGCATCAGCGCGTTACCGATGTATTGATGGTATCCTACCGCAACAAAGGGATCGCTATCGCAATGTGCGCGGCGACGATGGGGCCTGCCGCAGGCATAGCCATGGTCGCGATTGCAACCTCTATTGTAGTCGAGATAAGCTGGGTCATCTTCATGGACTCGGTAATGTTCTCGAAGAAGCGTATGCATAAGGAGATCGGTTCAGAAATCAGTGATGCGTGA
- a CDS encoding DNA alkylation repair protein — translation MTRLIGELRSESDTKYKNFNSGLIKSKKDLIGVRMPKLRKMASKIIEDDWRSFISEEMIVLEEDMIAALVIANAKMPPGERLELTKRFVPSIDNWAVCDIFCGDWKASAEIKDELWEYCGELLASGEEFKMRVGAVMMLSKFLDEEHIDGVLARFTLYKNDGYYYKMGAAWTLSYCYLKYQDRTEALLRTGKLGRDVQNLAISKVRESRRADDAMRERVKSFRL, via the coding sequence TTGACCAGGCTAATTGGAGAACTTCGAAGCGAAAGCGACACCAAATACAAAAATTTCAACAGTGGTCTGATTAAAAGCAAAAAAGACCTCATCGGAGTAAGAATGCCGAAGCTCAGAAAAATGGCTTCAAAAATAATAGAAGATGATTGGCGCTCTTTTATTTCCGAAGAAATGATCGTCTTAGAGGAGGACATGATAGCGGCATTGGTCATCGCAAATGCCAAAATGCCTCCCGGGGAGAGGCTGGAACTTACAAAAAGATTCGTTCCCTCCATTGATAACTGGGCCGTATGCGATATATTCTGCGGGGATTGGAAAGCATCCGCGGAAATAAAGGATGAACTTTGGGAATATTGCGGTGAGCTTTTAGCCTCCGGCGAAGAGTTCAAAATGCGCGTAGGTGCTGTGATGATGCTCTCCAAATTCTTGGACGAAGAGCACATAGATGGTGTGCTGGCACGTTTTACCTTGTATAAAAACGACGGGTACTATTACAAGATGGGCGCGGCGTGGACACTATCGTACTGCTACCTCAAATATCAAGACAGGACCGAAGCCCTGCTCAGAACCGGCAAGCTCGGCAGAGATGTCCAGAACCTTGCTATAAGTAAGGTTCGCGAATCCCGTCGTGCAGACGATGCCATGCGCGAAAGAGTGAAAAGTTTCAGACTGTGA